The segment CGATATATTCGGCGTAAAATTCGCGCACAAATGTCGTATTTGCGAGGAAATCAAACATATCGCCAAGCATGAAAATTTGCGGCGGCAGTGTTTTCGCGCTCCTCAAATTTCGCAAAAATTTCAGAAAATTTCGCTTGTTTGCGTTATCGTGCGCGTCGCTGATAAAAACAGCTCCGGGCTTTATTTGCAGATTTTCCACGATTTAAATGCTATTTCCTAGGCGTGGCAAACCCTCGCCCACATCGTAGCCAAACATCAAATTCGCATTTGCCACAGCCTGACTTGACGCGCCTTTTAGCAGGTTGTCGATTGCCGAGTTTATCCAAATTTTATCCCCCTGCGTTTTGACAAAAATATCGCAAAAATGCGTTCCTGCGACATTTTTCACAGACACTGGCTCACTACGCACACGCACGAAAGGCGAATTTGCGTAAAATTCGCGCAAAATTTTCTCCGCGTCGATACTCTCTTTTAGCACGCCAAATACGCTTGCAAGCATTCCGCGCGTAAATGGGGCTAAATTTGGCACAAAAGATACGCTAAATTCCGCGCCGTTTATTAGGCTAAGTTGCTCCATAATCTCGTCTGCGTGGCGGTGAGTGAGTGGTGAGTATGCATTTATGTTTTCATTAACGCTCACGAAATGGCTAGTGGCTTTTAGCCCCTTGCCTGCGCCACTGACACCACTTTTAGCGTCGATAAAAACGCCGATTTTACTATCCATATATTTCACAAACGGCGCAGCAGCTAGAACCGAGCATGTCGGATAGCAGCCAGGATTTGCCACAAGCCTTGCAGAGGCGATTTTT is part of the Campylobacter sp. VBCF_01 NA2 genome and harbors:
- the argC gene encoding N-acetyl-gamma-glutamyl-phosphate reductase; amino-acid sequence: MKRAGIIGVGGYTGLELVKILLAHRGFEISYLAATSEGEISEIFPQLAGILDMRVQIADPKTAAQSCDVVFLALPHEKAMEFASEILKFPSVKVVDLSADYRLSLELYEKNYTKHLDPLNLAHAVYGLAELNAEKIASARLVANPGCYPTCSVLAAAPFVKYMDSKIGVFIDAKSGVSGAGKGLKATSHFVSVNENINAYSPLTHRHADEIMEQLSLINGAEFSVSFVPNLAPFTRGMLASVFGVLKESIDAEKILREFYANSPFVRVRSEPVSVKNVAGTHFCDIFVKTQGDKIWINSAIDNLLKGASSQAVANANLMFGYDVGEGLPRLGNSI